The sequence GAAAAAGGCCAGCCTCTTGGCACAGTGGTTGCAGGTCACCTCGATGCGCAGCGAGCGCCTGTCATAGTGGCGAGCCAGGCTGCGCTCCAAGGCGAAGGCATCGCCACATTCTAGACAGCGGTAGCCCATGGCAGGCAGAGGGAGCCCCCACTCTGGGGGCGGAGCCGCCGAGAGGTCAGGCTTATAACTGGGCAGCAGGTTCTTGCTGTTGAGGATCTTGTTGAAGGCCTCCACCAGGCTAGACTGGCTGCGGGAAATGACGGCGCCCGTGCTGTTCACAATGGAGGCAGGCTTGTTTGGCTGGTGAGTACCGGCTAGGACGCTGGCGCTGCCCCCGTTAGACGTTTTAGCACCAACAGGACGTACACTCATCCCACCCGTGGCTACTGAGAACTTCGGAGAGGAGGCAACCGAGGGAGTGGCAGGCAGGGCGGCAGATTTAGTGATGCTAACAGCAGTGGCAGATACCTTGGCCTTGTCCGAGTCCGAGGAGGCAGCCATCTTGTTCTGAGCCTTGGTTGCAGCGGCTAGCATAGCACTACTGGCTGCTAGTGTAGACATGGGTAGTGTGTTGAGACTCTTTGCTTTCTGTGACTGGGAGGGTGCCATACGACCAGAGGGAGTGTCAGGTTTCCAGGCCCTGTTGACTGGGGTCTTCCGCACCCCTGGTGGAGCTTTGCTAGGCTCCAAACCCTTGGCTCCAGCAGCACCTGCTTTGGGTGCGACTCTGGTAACAGTTCTGGTGATTCCACCAGTGGAGGTTTTGATGGTCTTTATCCGCACTTTGAGGGGCCGGGCAGGAGCAGCAGGCCCTCCTGGAGTTGAGGTGCAACTTTCAGTGGTTGGAGGTGTAGACTTGCCATCATCCACTtccattttctcctctcctgttcttgcaccctcttcctctccaaaATCTGCCTTTCCATCCATAGCCTTCTCTATTCCATTTtccacctccatctcctcctcctcctcctccttaggCTCCTGAAGGTCTGAGGGGGGTGGTGTGGAGGCTACTGCAGGGCTGGAGCACCTCTTGGCGGTTACTGGTGCAGCCGATATGGGTATTTCTGGCTCAGGACTTTCAGGTGAGTCTCGCTCTTCTATAACATGCTCTGGGTGTTTGTCTTCCTGTGGTAGACAGCCCGAGGGAATGTCCCCTGGTTTGGGGTGAGCTGCCGATGAGGCCATGGGATGGGTGGAGTCAGAGCTGCCAGCAGAGGACCTAAAACGACGGGTCAGTTTGGGAGGGGTGCGGGAGGGGGAGCCAGGGGGTTCCTGGATCAGCAGCGGGGGCCCTAGGTCCGGATCTGAATCAACCCCCTCTGAGTCTCTGGGACACAATGTCGGGCCGGCTTTAGGTGCCCCGTTAAACGGCTGAGATGAGTGCAACGGGTGTGAGGAGAGGGCGGATGGCGGGGACGGGAGCAGAGGCTTGGAAGGcgggaagaaaggagaggacagtCCTACTGACGCTCCTGAGACAAGAGGCGCAGACAcaacagatgaagaggaggataaCGAAGCTTCTTTGCCTGCCTCTTGCCGTGTGTGCTGCTGCTGTAGGAGCTGCATCTTCCTCGCCCTCCCTACAGGGTCTCCCGACCCTTGCGCCATGAGAGGCTTCAGTCTGTTGAATATATTGCCAACCTGCTTGACTAATTTAGTTGATCCAGCACCGCCTCCTCCACCCTCCGTTTTGGGGGTAGACACTGACCACGGCTCCCCATTAGATTGGGCCTGAGCCTGGGTTAGGGGCATAGTTATACCAGCAGCCCCAAACCCATTGTGATTGAGTGGTTCAGATTCCGCTATGTCTGGGGCACAGACACCGAGCCGTGGACCCATAGCGACCCCGGCAATGCTGTCCATAGTGTTCTGGTCTGTGTCCTCATCCCCTCCATCAATGTCAGGCCGTACACAGTTCTTTACGATAACGCTGACAATAGGGGTGTCAGCCTGTGGGTCCGTGGGGCTAGCTGGTCTCAGAGATGGCCCTACACCAACCCCACCGTCCGGCTTTCCCAGAGGTGCACCGCCTGGCCCGTCAGCCTCATCAGCAGACTGGATGGCCTCTTTAGCATCGATGTCAGGAATGTCAAATGCTGCCAATAGGTCATCGAAATCTGGGGTCTTCATGTCCCCCATGCCGGGACCAAATCCTGCAAGAGAGGATAAACCAAGAGGACAGAAAATGAGTGATATGATTCCAAGTTTAAAACATCCTGTGTTTCTAATTTCTCATTGAAATTGCTAGCCAGCTGGCTGTCCTTATGTGTTGCAGTTCAGTaaaggtagctagctagttagtagCTAAGCAAGTTATTAACACAGATCCATGTCGAACAGGATTGTATTTGACCCAAGAATTTGCAGCGACTATTAGCCAGTTTAGCAAAACATTGCATACAGTAAACATTTCGAGAGGGGTGCTGTTATTACCTAGCCAGCTAGCATGAACACAATGCAGTTTGACACATAGCCCGTCTCGCTACGATTGTCAACAAATAGCTATCGCTAGCTGGCTAAAACCTACGACAGACTAGCGAAAACATATTTAGCTAAGAAATACATCCAATTGTTTATCGGTTCAATAGATTAATTCACCGAGTGTGGACGTTAAATTTTATATACTTGACATATGGATTAACCTGCAATGGCTTCACAACTAATCAATCATTTAAAAGCGCAAACGTCTCGCAGCTGTTCAAGTTTATTTCGGCTTCCCCCGCCAGGCTAGATGGCCCGGCCGCGCTGAGCCCAAGCAGAGCGAGGGGTCCTTTAGTGGAGGCCATCCCATGCCTTCATAACGAGTTACTGGGAAATAACCATAAATCATTGTCACTGTGGACAATTGATTGGACCGGAATTTTGATTCTCAATtgcacatatttttttaaatagtttaCCTGGATCTGTGATTCAACTATTGTCGCTCGCTCAAGATGACGTGCCTTTACTTCCTGCCACACAATGAAGAGGTCCTATCAGATCATTGTATTAATGCAATTTTTGTATTGCCGAAGCTACAAAAAGAAATAGTCGTGGAAATGGTGCCACATACGGACAAACGTCATTTGTTAATATTAAATGTGAACACAAAAGATAACATAATAAAAACTGATATGTTAATTCTTGCCACAATAGTTCACACCTTTCTCTAATTAAGCTTTGCTGTTCTGGCTATATGGGGTGGAGGGGAGTGGGGACTGGGCAAGCAATCAATCAGACAGATATACACACCAACAAGCGTCATCCATCTTATTTATTGcaatagaaaaataacaaaataaaaggAGGATATTGTTTAGTTTACAAGCTTGGGGCCCGGTCATTAAATACAACGTATaatgccagtcagtcagttaagatAGGTCCCCAATCTCACTGATTTACCCTGTCATTAAATACAACATATAATGCCAGTCAGTCTTGCGAATCAGTCAGTTAAGATGGGGTAAATCAGTGAGAAACCGGAAAAGATTTAGATTGTATGCCAATGACAATCCTGGTGGCATTCCAGTTTggtctgtttgtgtgtgcttgtgggtTTCTTGTGAATGTTGTTGACTGTCCGTCATATCATGCGTTAGTGTCCGTCcaactgtcttcctgtctgtagCCTTGCATAATTATGTCGGTGTCAACTACCCTACCAGAGCCatgtcaaaagttgtgcactatttagggtgccatttcaggtgccatttcagacacaaccCATGCGTGTCGTCAATTTGTCTGTCCCCATGCCTCATTTCTTCTTATCCTCGTCTTTCTTGCGGTTAGGCTTGGGTGGGCCTGTCTGGGAGGCCAGGGAGCCCATGGCGTTTCGGATGGCCTCATTGTTAGGGTCGACACCTGGCAGGTTCTGCAGGACGCTTTGGAGAAACTCTGGGTCCTGCATCACATCATAGTCATCCTCCTCCTGAGGAAGAACCACAAGGCACATCATTAATAAAGGCACTGATTATGTATTCTGTTTGTTGTCAGCACCATTTGAGCAGGTCAAATTCCTGGTACATGTACTTGCAAATAGAGGTGATCCTGATTGGAAGGGAGATGGAGAACTTACACACAAATGAGACAAAACACCAGTGACTAAATCGAGAAAGGGCGTGTTTCATAAACTGCAACTGGGAAATTTTAGCGGACCGACGTCACACGACTGTATTGAAAAACAAACTATAAGGTTTCTGATTTCATTGATCATGCGAGTTACCTACCTTGGCAGTTTCAGTGTCCATAGCATCGCCATACTCTAATCACAGGGATGGGTTGgtagggaatggagggagagggtcaaaatcaaatcaaatgtatatcATATGGAAACTCTATGTATCTGGAAATGTCCCTTTGTTTTGGTTTGCGGTGTAACTATGACAGTCCAGATCATTGGTAAGTAACAAGCTTTAAAAACGAAatgttaaaaaaatgtaaaatctaTTTTTAATCATCCACAccgcaaagtgtgtgtgtgtgtgtcaatgggtGCTATTCTGAAAGCATGAGAGTGGATGGTGATTATAACGCACCCTCTCCGGCCAGAGACATCCGCATGGCGTATGCAATCTGCTCCTCCTCTGTCATATTGCTGAAGTCAGGCAGCACTGCAGCACCACCCGTCTCAGGCTGAGACACTGACATCTTTAGCAGGGCCTCCTCGGATTCTGAGGAATTAAACCATTACAGTACAAACATCTGTATTCTCCTTTATGCCTAACATACGTGAGATATTAGAATGGTTATGCATAAATAATACAGCAGACAAAAGGGATACACAAAACTTACTCACTAAATATACACACATATCTATACCTACCCTCACTTTCTTTACTGTCTGCTGTGGTGACATTGGCTGCAGAAGCAACAGCCACCTGGCgagcctcctcctcctgcctttGTCTCTGCTCCTCCATGGACACACGCAGAGCCTGAGTAGAGAGGAACACAGTTAAAGGCCAGAAAAACTGTATGCTGGTGACTCTGGTTCACTGATTAaggtcactctggataagagcatctgctaaatgaccgaAATATAAATGCAAAAATGTCACTTTAAAAGGAACCCTATTGCATTTTTACCAGAGCAAGCTCGGGGTCGGCGCTGGGGTCCACGCCAAACTCAAAGTCGCTGGCGCCCAGGCCCATCATAGAGCCTCCTTCCCCAGCCAGGATGGGGGAGGAAAGCAGGGCGTCAGCCAGGCTAGGCCCTGGGGGTACAGTCACCAGGTGGGAACCCGTACCCTCCTTCCCATTCAGAGTGTTGATGAAGGCAGTCAGCTTCTCCGTATTAAACTCCTGGAGGACGATGGAGGAAGAGACACACAATAGAGAATATGGGAGAAGGGGAGAGTGAGAATGAACCATTCAAGAGTTAATACTGTGTTATCTATGAAAATGTatgaaatacatttatttagCTTGGAATGGAAACAAGCAGGAGTTAAAACCAAGTAATTGtgttaatcacacacacacacacacacacacacacacacacactttggaaagtattcagatcccttgactttacCCACATTGTTaagttactgccttattctaaaatgtattaaattgccCCCACCctcaatccacacacacacccacccaccaccataatgacaaatcaaaaacagatttttacacatttttgctaatataaaaaataaaaaaaatctaaaaacatacCTTagttacataactattcagaccttttgctaggagactcaaaattgagctcaggtgcatcctgtttccattcatcatccttgaaatgtttccacaacttgggagtccacctgtggtaaattcaattgattggaaattatttggaaaggcacacacctgtctatataaggtcccaaggcatgtcagagcaaaaaccaagcaatgaggtcaagggaattgtccgtagagctccgaaaaaggattgtgtcaaggcacagatctgaggaagggtaccaaaaaatgtctgcaacattgaaggttcccaagaacagagttgcctccatcattcttaaatggaagaagtttagaaccaccaagactcttcctagagaagGGTCTTGGGCAGGGAGGttaccaagaacccaatggtcaatctgacagagctccagacttcctctgtggagatgggagaaccttccagaagaagaaccatctctacagccctccaccaatcaggccttcacggTAGAATGGCCGGACAaacgccactcctcagtaaaaaggcaagACATCCTGCTTGGAGTTtcacaaaaggcacctaaaggacactcagaccatgagaaaaaaattacctgatctgatgaaaccaacattgaactctttggcctgaatgccaagtgtcacatctgaaGAAACCTGGCAAAATCCCTACAGTGaaacattgtggtggcagcatcgtgctgtggggatgtttttcagcagcagagactgggagaccagtcaggatcgaggcaaagatgaacagagcaaagtacagagaaaccctttatgaaaacctgcttcagagcactcaggacctcagactggggcaaagattcaccttccaacaggacaacgacactaagcacacagccaagacaacgcatgagtgacttcggggcaagtctctgaatgtccttgagtggcccagcaagagcctagaccccgatcgaacatctgtggatagacctgaaaatagctgtgtagcaatgctccccatccaacctgacagagcttgagacaatctggtgtgccaagcttgtagggaCACACCCAAGAATattcaaggctgtaatctctgccaaaggtgcttcaacaaagtactgagtaaaaaaaaaagaagaacaaaaacatctaaaaacctgtttttgctttatcattttggggtattgtgtgtagtttgagtGAAAAAAATAGACTTTTTAAAATAagtctgtaacctaacaaaatgtgaaaaagtcaaggggtctgaatactttctgtatatataaacagtaccagtcaaaagtttggacacttattaattccagggtttttctttatgttgaCTATTTTCTAAACTGTAGAATAGttgagacatcaaaactatgaaacaacacatatggaatcatgtagtaaccaaagtgttaaatcaaaatattttatattcttcaaaagtAGCATGGTTAatattgacagctttgcacactcttggcattctctcaaccagcttcccctggaatgcttttccaacaatcaaaggagttcccacatatgctaagcacttattggctgcttttccatcactctgcggtccaactcatcccaaaccattgcaattgggttgaggttgggtgattgtggaggccaggtaatctgatgcatcactccatcactctccttattggtcaaatagctcttacacagcctggaggtgtgtgggtcattgtcctgttgaaaaacaaatgatagtcctactaaacgcaaaccaaatgggatggcgtattgctgcagaatgctgtggtagccatgctggttaagtgtgccttgaattctaaataagtgAACTACAgggtcaccagaaaagcacccccacaccatcacacctcctccatgcttcacaataAGAACCACACACgcatcatctgttcacctactctgcgtctcacaaagagacggcggttggaaccaaaaatctcaaatttggactcattggaccaaaatgacagatttccatcggtctaatgtccattgttcctgtttcttgaaccaagcaagtctcttcttcttattggtgttcttgagtagtggtttctttgcagcaattcgaacaTGCAGTcccctttgaacagttgatgtttagatgtgtcggttacttgaactctgtgaagcatttttttgggctgcaatttctgaggctgttaactcTAATATACTTATCCTCtgcaaatcaaattttattgtcAACATTCGTGTCCAGCAGATGTTactgcgggtgtagtgaaatgcttgtgtttctagctccaacagtgcagtaatatctaacaagtaatatctaacaatacacacaaatctaaagcaacggaatggaattaagaatgtATAAAATacttggacgagcaatgtcagagcggcatagactaacaTACAGCAGaatggaatacagtatatacatatgagatgagcaatatgtaaacattaacattattaaagtgactagtgttctagTATTAAAGcagccagtgatttcaagtctatgtatatggggccgcagcctctaatgtgctagtgatggctatttaacagtctgatggccttgagacagaagctgtttttcagtctctcagtcccagctttgatgcacctgtactgactttgccttctggatgatagcggggtgaccAAGCAGTGGcacgggtggttgttgtctttgattatctttttggccttcctgtgacatcggatgctgtaggtctcctggagggcaggtagtttgcccaggGTGAGGAGTTGGGCAGATTGCACCACCctttggagagccctgcggttgtgggcagaAGGTGATaggaggtgatacagcccgacaggatgctctcaattgtgcatctgtaaaagtttgagggttttaggtgccaagccaaatttattcagcctcctgagacactgttgcgccttcttcaccacactgtctgtgtgggtggaccatttcagtttgtcggtgatGGATATGCCGAAGAACTTGAAGCTTCCACCTTATCCACTGTGGTCCCGTGGATATGGGTGTGCTCCCTCCGAtgtctcctgaagtccaagaTCAGCTCCTGTgtgttgttgacgttgagtgagaggcaCTACACTCCTAGGGCCCTCACTTCCTTCCTGTAggttgtctcgtcattgttggaaatcaagcctactactgttgtgtcgtctgcaaacttgatggcTGAGTTTGAGgcctgcgtggccacgcagtcatgggtgaacagggagtacaagagggctGCACACAcagccttgtggggcccccgtgttgaggatcagcaaagcgGAGGTGTTATTttctacctttaccacctgggggcggcctgtcaggaagttgcacagggcggggttcagagcCAGGGCCCTCAAGCTTCATGATATGCTTGAAagatactatggtgttgaatgctggaacagcatttttacataggtattcctcttgtccagatgggacagggcGGTGTGCAGTGAGACAGCATCGTCTGTAGATCTTTTGGGGAGGTAAGCAGATTGAAGTGggtctaaatggcatatattattatttattattattatattattattatattctagggtgtcaggtaaggtagaggtgatatgatccttgactagactctcaaaa is a genomic window of Oncorhynchus keta strain PuntledgeMale-10-30-2019 chromosome 19, Oket_V2, whole genome shotgun sequence containing:
- the LOC118398344 gene encoding zinc finger protein 687b-like isoform X2 — its product is MGDMKTPDFDDLLAAFDIPDIDAKEAIQSADEADGPGGAPLGKPDGGVGVGPSLRPASPTDPQADTPIVSVIVKNCVRPDIDGGDEDTDQNTMDSIAGVAMGPRLGVCAPDIAESEPLNHNGFGAAGITMPLTQAQAQSNGEPWSVSTPKTEGGGGGAGSTKLVKQVGNIFNRLKPLMAQGSGDPVGRARKMQLLQQQHTRQEAGKEASLSSSSSVVSAPLVSGASVGLSSPFFPPSKPLLPSPPSALSSHPLHSSQPFNGAPKAGPTLCPRDSEGVDSDPDLGPPLLIQEPPGSPSRTPPKLTRRFRSSAGSSDSTHPMASSAAHPKPGDIPSGCLPQEDKHPEHVIEERDSPESPEPEIPISAAPVTAKRCSSPAVASTPPPSDLQEPKEEEEEEMEVENGIEKAMDGKADFGEEEGARTGEEKMEVDDGKSTPPTTESCTSTPGGPAAPARPLKVRIKTIKTSTGGITRTVTRVAPKAGAAGAKGLEPSKAPPGVRKTPVNRAWKPDTPSGRMAPSQSQKAKSLNTLPMSTLAASSAMLAAATKAQNKMAASSDSDKAKVSATAVSITKSAALPATPSVASSPKFSVATGGMSVRPVGAKTSNGGSASVLAGTHQPNKPASIVNSTGAVISRSQSSLVEAFNKILNSKNLLPSYKPDLSAAPPPEWGLPLPAMGYRCLECGDAFALERSLARHYDRRSLRIEVTCNHCAKRLAFFNKCSLLLHAREHKERGLVMQCSHLIMRPVTVEQMIGQQDTTPIISSPTSGAPAVSSSSSPLKDTQSPSAAQLRPVRRAPQIPQVLMPLPSKKGEVLQYHNFKCPECQAQFSGKAELVAHFQQIRATPNSTCMLCSPPMMLPNWCSVSAHQRIHKHRAPHVCPECGGIARQASFQTHLEEACLHFARRIGYRCSSCQVVFGGLNSIKSHIQTAHCEVFHKCPSCPMAFKSAPSAQGHISTQHPTLTGGQAKLIYKCVMCDTVFTQKPLLYMHFDTHLAKQKVHVFKCPDCTKLYAQKGSMMEHIKTAHRRQSVKQEGQSNASAPAPTNPSAPSLPKSKPSAKKDNSDGEDWGRDQEEEEGEEEGGEDYEEPENQSSSMEVGSHRGTISEWSCQQCQKTFTQSDDYISHMKTEHGKTMKKFPCCVCESSFSTSSSLRRHVRVIHEGNKRVFHCQYCTEGKRTFSSRLILEKHIQVHHHRVRATDGQIRKRSVPGKGPGSSSELDGEGGPPGDEEGGGTDSREATEGGEEGSIPVKKTRASALPEPEEDDKVFRCVPCGFTTEDGAEFQRHIPQHCADAASFQCLQCGVCFASAGSLGRHRFITHRVRDPQGESHHRPPRTPSSPDDLPSSPQDGEDGKGKMSCRVCSRRFDRASDLNTHLRTHGMAFITAHKTDKPQ
- the LOC118398344 gene encoding zinc finger protein 687b-like isoform X1, which encodes MGDMKTPDFDDLLAAFDIPDIDAKEAIQSADEADGPGGAPLGKPDGGVGVGPSLRPASPTDPQADTPIVSVIVKNCVRPDIDGGDEDTDQNTMDSIAGVAMGPRLGVCAPDIAESEPLNHNGFGAAGITMPLTQAQAQSNGEPWSVSTPKTEGGGGGAGSTKLVKQVGNIFNRLKPLMAQGSGDPVGRARKMQLLQQQHTRQEAGKEASLSSSSSVVSAPLVSGASVGLSSPFFPPSKPLLPSPPSALSSHPLHSSQPFNGAPKAGPTLCPRDSEGVDSDPDLGPPLLIQEPPGSPSRTPPKLTRRFRSSAGSSDSTHPMASSAAHPKPGDIPSGCLPQEDKHPEHVIEERDSPESPEPEIPISAAPVTAKRCSSPAVASTPPPSDLQEPKEEEEEEMEVENGIEKAMDGKADFGEEEGARTGEEKMEVDDGKSTPPTTESCTSTPGGPAAPARPLKVRIKTIKTSTGGITRTVTRVAPKAGAAGAKGLEPSKAPPGVRKTPVNRAWKPDTPSGRMAPSQSQKAKSLNTLPMSTLAASSAMLAAATKAQNKMAASSDSDKAKVSATAVSITKSAALPATPSVASSPKFSVATGGMSVRPVGAKTSNGGSASVLAGTHQPNKPASIVNSTGAVISRSQSSLVEAFNKILNSKNLLPSYKPDLSAAPPPEWGLPLPAMGYRCLECGDAFALERSLARHYDRRSLRIEVTCNHCAKRLAFFNKCSLLLHAREHKERGLVMQCSHLIMRPVTVEQMIGQQDTTPISMCSPSSISSPPPVSSPTSGAPAVSSSSSPLKDTQSPSAAQLRPVRRAPQIPQVLMPLPSKKGEVLQYHNFKCPECQAQFSGKAELVAHFQQIRATPNSTCMLCSPPMMLPNWCSVSAHQRIHKHRAPHVCPECGGIARQASFQTHLEEACLHFARRIGYRCSSCQVVFGGLNSIKSHIQTAHCEVFHKCPSCPMAFKSAPSAQGHISTQHPTLTGGQAKLIYKCVMCDTVFTQKPLLYMHFDTHLAKQKVHVFKCPDCTKLYAQKGSMMEHIKTAHRRQSVKQEGQSNASAPAPTNPSAPSLPKSKPSAKKDNSDGEDWGRDQEEEEGEEEGGEDYEEPENQSSSMEVGSHRGTISEWSCQQCQKTFTQSDDYISHMKTEHGKTMKKFPCCVCESSFSTSSSLRRHVRVIHEGNKRVFHCQYCTEGKRTFSSRLILEKHIQVHHHRVRATDGQIRKRSVPGKGPGSSSELDGEGGPPGDEEGGGTDSREATEGGEEGSIPVKKTRASALPEPEEDDKVFRCVPCGFTTEDGAEFQRHIPQHCADAASFQCLQCGVCFASAGSLGRHRFITHRVRDPQGESHHRPPRTPSSPDDLPSSPQDGEDGKGKMSCRVCSRRFDRASDLNTHLRTHGMAFITAHKTDKPQ
- the LOC118398345 gene encoding 26S proteasome non-ATPase regulatory subunit 4-like, yielding MSCFFSPIDSEVLTLSESDQKVFKMGLESTMVCVDNSEYMRNGDFLPTRLQAQQDAVNIVCHSKTRANPENNVGLISMANNCEVLTTLTPDSGRILSKLHAIQPKGKICFCTGIRVAHLALKHRQGKNHKMRIIAFVGSPVEDSDKDLVKMAKRLKKEKVNVDIINFGEEEFNTEKLTAFINTLNGKEGTGSHLVTVPPGPSLADALLSSPILAGEGGSMMGLGASDFEFGVDPSADPELALALRVSMEEQRQRQEEEARQVAVASAANVTTADSKESEESEEALLKMSVSQPETGGAAVLPDFSNMTEEEQIAYAMRMSLAGEEYGDAMDTETAKEEDDYDVMQDPEFLQSVLQNLPGVDPNNEAIRNAMGSLASQTGPPKPNRKKDEDKKK